One window from the genome of Streptomyces sp. WZ-12 encodes:
- a CDS encoding AfsR/SARP family transcriptional regulator, translated as MDDGPGQVRERLRFTVLGPVRAWRGGSSLAVGSPQQRALLAALLLRGGRTATAPELVDALWGDEPPHAALAALRTYASRLRKALGDDAEALASESGGYALRPVNGTPLDLDHDTAEQYAADAEKAKAAGDRDRARELLDAALDLWDGEPLAGVPGPYAENQRTRLQEWRLSLTEHRLDLDLEAGYHAEAVSELTALTAAHPLRERLRELLMLALYRSGRQAEALAVYADTRKLLADELGVDPRASLSELHQRILQADTELDAPAPTGGPDALEATLVRPRQLPATVADFTGRTAFVRELSDQLATADGSVMAVSAVAGIGGVGKTTLAVHVAHAAREHFPDGQLYVDLQGAGHTPAEPEAVLGAFLRALGTADSAIPDGLEERSALFRSTLAGRRVLALLDNARDAAQVRPLLPGTAGCAALITSRSRMIDLASAHLVDLDVMSPEEALTLFTRIVGEERVTSERQAAMAVVGACGFLPLAIRIAASRLAARRTWTVSTLATKLADERRRLDELRAGDLAVKATFELGYKQLEPAQARAFRLLGLADGPDISLMAAAAVLDLDADATEELLESLVDTSLLESAAPGRYRFHDLVRLYARACAERDEHPPSERDAALTRLLDFYLATAARMYALERPGDRLIAHMERTNYPGLDFQDRALALEWLFIEAGCLLSCARQSSGPAAIRGAADLLLLVKDLAESGAEALQYEQTSIALLKAARELGNQHAEARLHLALTYVRTLTGRLDEADENAKSAMLLGLATEDAFTCSYAPNDRGIIANAQGRHSDAEGYLRQALAAFHDDDNRQSEASALCNLSRVHLATGRVDSAIQLAQQGIAIYRELGARRRLANGMYALALAYTEAMRLEEANQQLTDALAIFKDSRQRFWEAMTNFRLAEVDLAGGRPASAANRAEQALTALRGIGGDSWRATFLTALGRALHALGHVGRARVCWQESLAIFERLGSPEGGAVQALLTPAAVA; from the coding sequence ATGGACGACGGTCCGGGACAGGTGCGGGAGCGGCTCCGCTTCACCGTGCTCGGTCCCGTGCGGGCCTGGCGCGGCGGGTCGTCGCTCGCGGTGGGTTCGCCGCAGCAGCGCGCCCTGCTCGCCGCGCTGCTGCTGCGCGGCGGGCGGACCGCCACCGCGCCCGAGCTCGTCGACGCCCTGTGGGGCGACGAACCGCCGCACGCCGCGCTCGCCGCGCTGCGCACCTACGCCTCCCGGCTCCGCAAGGCGCTCGGCGACGACGCGGAGGCGCTGGCCAGCGAGTCCGGCGGCTACGCCCTGCGGCCGGTGAACGGCACGCCCCTGGACCTCGACCACGACACCGCCGAGCAGTACGCCGCCGACGCCGAGAAGGCCAAGGCCGCCGGGGACCGCGACCGGGCCCGCGAACTGCTCGACGCCGCCCTGGACTTGTGGGACGGCGAACCGCTCGCCGGCGTCCCCGGCCCGTACGCCGAGAACCAGCGCACCCGCCTCCAGGAGTGGCGGCTCTCGCTCACCGAGCACCGCCTCGACCTCGACCTGGAGGCCGGCTACCACGCCGAGGCGGTCTCCGAACTCACCGCGCTGACCGCCGCGCACCCGCTGCGCGAGCGGCTGCGGGAGCTGCTGATGCTGGCGCTGTACCGCAGTGGCCGGCAGGCCGAGGCGCTCGCGGTCTACGCCGACACCCGCAAACTGCTCGCCGACGAGCTGGGCGTGGACCCCCGCGCCTCGCTCTCCGAGCTCCACCAACGCATCCTGCAGGCCGACACCGAGCTCGACGCCCCGGCGCCCACCGGCGGCCCGGACGCGCTGGAGGCCACCCTGGTCCGCCCGCGCCAGCTCCCGGCCACCGTCGCCGACTTCACCGGCCGCACCGCGTTCGTCAGGGAGCTCAGCGACCAGTTGGCGACGGCGGACGGCAGCGTGATGGCGGTCTCGGCGGTCGCCGGCATCGGCGGCGTCGGCAAGACCACGCTCGCGGTGCACGTCGCGCACGCCGCGCGGGAGCACTTCCCGGACGGGCAGTTGTACGTGGACCTCCAGGGCGCCGGGCACACGCCGGCCGAACCGGAGGCGGTGCTCGGCGCGTTCCTGCGCGCCCTGGGGACGGCCGACTCGGCCATCCCCGACGGCCTGGAGGAGCGCTCCGCCCTCTTCCGCTCCACGCTTGCCGGCCGGCGGGTCCTGGCCCTGCTGGACAACGCCCGGGACGCGGCGCAGGTCCGGCCACTGCTGCCGGGCACCGCGGGCTGCGCGGCGCTGATCACCAGCCGCTCGCGGATGATCGACCTGGCCTCGGCCCATCTGGTCGACCTCGACGTGATGAGCCCGGAGGAGGCGCTGACCCTCTTCACCCGCATCGTCGGCGAGGAGCGGGTCACCTCCGAACGACAGGCCGCCATGGCCGTCGTCGGCGCCTGCGGCTTCCTCCCGCTGGCCATCCGCATCGCCGCCTCCCGGCTGGCCGCCCGCCGCACCTGGACGGTCTCGACGCTCGCCACCAAGCTGGCCGACGAGCGCCGCCGGCTCGACGAACTCCGCGCCGGCGACCTGGCGGTGAAGGCCACCTTCGAACTGGGCTACAAACAACTGGAGCCCGCCCAGGCCCGCGCCTTCCGCCTGCTGGGCCTGGCCGACGGCCCGGACATCTCCCTGATGGCGGCGGCCGCCGTGCTCGACCTGGACGCGGACGCCACCGAGGAACTCCTCGAATCGCTCGTCGACACCTCCCTCCTGGAGTCCGCCGCACCGGGCCGCTACCGCTTCCACGACCTGGTCCGCCTCTACGCCCGCGCCTGCGCCGAACGCGACGAACACCCGCCGTCCGAACGGGACGCGGCGCTGACGCGGTTGCTGGACTTCTACTTGGCGACGGCCGCCCGGATGTACGCGCTGGAGCGCCCCGGCGACCGGTTGATCGCGCACATGGAGCGCACCAACTACCCCGGACTCGACTTCCAGGACCGGGCCCTGGCCCTGGAGTGGCTGTTCATCGAGGCGGGGTGCCTGCTCTCCTGCGCCCGCCAGTCCAGCGGCCCCGCCGCGATCCGGGGCGCGGCCGACCTGCTGTTGCTCGTCAAGGACCTCGCCGAGTCCGGCGCCGAAGCCCTCCAGTACGAGCAGACCAGCATCGCCCTGCTGAAGGCCGCCCGGGAGCTCGGGAACCAGCACGCCGAGGCCCGTCTCCACCTCGCCCTGACCTATGTGCGCACCCTGACCGGCCGGCTGGACGAGGCGGACGAGAACGCCAAGTCCGCCATGCTGTTGGGCCTCGCCACCGAGGACGCGTTCACCTGCTCGTACGCGCCGAACGACCGCGGCATCATCGCCAACGCCCAGGGCCGGCACAGCGACGCCGAGGGGTACCTGCGGCAGGCCCTGGCCGCCTTCCACGACGACGACAACCGGCAGTCCGAAGCCAGCGCCCTGTGCAACCTCTCCCGGGTGCACCTGGCCACCGGGCGGGTCGACAGCGCCATCCAACTGGCACAACAGGGCATCGCCATCTACCGCGAGTTGGGCGCCAGGCGCCGGCTCGCCAACGGCATGTACGCGCTCGCCCTGGCGTACACCGAGGCGATGCGGTTGGAGGAGGCCAACCAGCAACTGACCGACGCGCTGGCCATCTTCAAGGACAGCCGCCAGCGGTTCTGGGAGGCGATGACCAACTTCCGGCTCGCCGAGGTCGATCTGGCCGGCGGCCGGCCGGCCAGTGCCGCCAACCGCGCCGAGCAGGCCCTGACGGCGCTGCGCGGCATCGGCGGCGACTCCTGGCGGGCGACCTTCCTGACCGCCCTGGGCCGGGCCCTGCACGCGCTCGGGCACGTCGGTCGGGCGCGGGTGTGCTGGCAGGAATCCCTGGCCATCTTCGAGCGCCTGGGATCCCCCGAAGGGGGCGCTGTGCAGGCGCTTCTCACCCCTGCCGCGGTCGCGTAA
- a CDS encoding amidohydrolase family protein: METNPVETNTPIPRIISVDDHTVEPPDVWRDRLPSKYHDTGPRIVRAPLTEVTFVGGKFAPKMGAPGDDGPMTDWWIYEDLHRPLTRLDTAVGYSRDEIKLEGITYEQMRPGSFSVPERLADMDVNHVQSALCFPTFPRFCGQTFTEAKDRELALLGVRAYNDWMVQEWCGPQAGGRLIPLTLIPLWDAELAAEEVRRNAARGVRAVCFSEIPPHLGLPSIHTDYWDPFLRACDETGTVIAMHIGSSSKMPSTSADAPPAVGSTITFANCCFSMVDWLLSGTFDRFPNLRIMYAEGQIGWIPYILERADVVWEENRAWGGVADKVLRPPSELFADHVYGCFFDDAFGLRNLDAIGVGNVLYETDYPHSDSTWPNSRQVAETQMSHLPPDTIDRIVRGNAIELLGLTGEGLWGPGVGGS, translated from the coding sequence ATGGAGACCAACCCGGTGGAGACCAACACCCCCATCCCCAGGATCATTTCGGTCGACGACCACACCGTGGAGCCCCCCGACGTCTGGCGGGACCGGCTCCCGTCGAAGTACCACGACACCGGCCCCCGCATCGTCCGCGCACCGCTGACCGAAGTGACCTTCGTCGGCGGCAAGTTCGCCCCCAAGATGGGCGCGCCGGGCGACGACGGCCCGATGACCGACTGGTGGATCTACGAGGACCTGCACCGCCCGCTGACCCGCCTGGACACCGCCGTCGGCTACTCCCGCGACGAGATCAAACTGGAGGGCATCACCTACGAGCAGATGCGCCCCGGCTCCTTCAGCGTCCCCGAACGGCTCGCCGACATGGACGTCAACCACGTCCAGTCCGCCCTGTGCTTCCCCACCTTCCCCCGCTTCTGCGGCCAGACCTTCACCGAGGCCAAGGACCGCGAGCTGGCGCTGCTGGGGGTGCGCGCGTACAACGACTGGATGGTCCAGGAGTGGTGCGGCCCGCAGGCCGGCGGTCGGCTGATACCGCTCACCCTCATCCCCCTCTGGGACGCGGAACTGGCCGCCGAGGAGGTGCGCCGCAACGCCGCCCGCGGCGTCCGCGCCGTCTGCTTCAGCGAGATCCCGCCCCACCTGGGGCTGCCCAGCATCCACACCGACTACTGGGACCCGTTCCTGCGCGCCTGCGACGAGACCGGCACGGTCATCGCCATGCACATCGGCTCCTCGTCGAAGATGCCCTCCACCTCCGCCGACGCCCCGCCGGCCGTCGGCTCCACGATCACCTTCGCCAACTGCTGCTTCTCGATGGTCGACTGGCTGCTGAGCGGCACGTTCGACCGCTTCCCGAACCTGAGGATCATGTACGCCGAGGGGCAGATCGGGTGGATCCCGTACATCCTGGAGCGCGCGGACGTCGTCTGGGAGGAGAACCGCGCCTGGGGCGGCGTCGCCGACAAAGTCCTCCGCCCGCCCTCCGAGCTCTTCGCCGACCACGTCTACGGCTGCTTCTTCGACGACGCCTTCGGCCTGCGGAACCTCGACGCCATCGGCGTCGGCAACGTCCTCTACGAGACCGACTACCCGCACTCCGACTCCACCTGGCCCAACTCCCGCCAGGTAGCCGAGACCCAGATGTCCCACCTGCCCCCCGACACCATCGACCGCATCGTCCGCGGCAACGCCATCGAACTGCTGGGACTGACGGGGGAGGGGCTGTGGGGGCCGGGGGTGGGCGGGAGCTGA
- a CDS encoding helix-turn-helix domain-containing protein, translating to MAPCRAVRGVLGAAALSTESIGRALRTLRIASGLTGSTVARRASMSAGKLSKVENGRTLPTLQDVDLILSAIGVSETVKGEFLATARAEVTEATAWRLLRRMGPWKHQHTIKAIEATTMHLRLFQGQLIPGLLQTPEYASAVFGLPPELPEPTRARTVAARLERQATLYEAERSFHFLICEHVLRWLICERAVMALQLDRLVSFARLPNVRIGIVPQNGRLPDFPMNCFSLHDDRLVITETFHAEYTTRDPKDVETYSETFARFSQIALYGDAMKGLAQEIRDEFLR from the coding sequence ATTGCGCCATGCCGTGCCGTTCGCGGAGTACTGGGAGCGGCAGCACTGAGCACGGAGTCCATCGGCAGAGCCCTGCGGACGCTGCGAATCGCCTCCGGACTGACCGGAAGCACCGTGGCCCGCAGGGCTTCCATGTCAGCGGGAAAGCTGTCCAAGGTCGAGAACGGGCGGACGCTACCCACGCTCCAGGACGTGGACCTGATCCTGAGCGCCATCGGCGTCTCCGAAACCGTGAAGGGCGAATTCCTGGCCACGGCCCGGGCGGAAGTCACCGAAGCGACTGCGTGGCGCCTGCTGCGCCGCATGGGGCCGTGGAAGCACCAACACACGATCAAGGCCATTGAGGCCACAACCATGCATCTCAGGCTCTTTCAGGGGCAGTTGATTCCCGGGTTGCTCCAGACCCCCGAATACGCATCCGCGGTGTTCGGCCTGCCCCCGGAACTACCCGAGCCGACCCGGGCTCGAACGGTGGCGGCACGGCTTGAACGCCAGGCGACGCTCTACGAGGCTGAACGGAGCTTCCACTTCCTGATCTGCGAGCACGTCCTTCGCTGGCTGATCTGTGAACGCGCCGTGATGGCCCTCCAGCTCGATCGGCTGGTTTCCTTTGCCCGGCTCCCCAACGTCCGCATCGGAATCGTGCCCCAGAACGGCCGCCTGCCGGACTTCCCGATGAACTGCTTCAGCCTTCACGACGATCGACTAGTGATCACCGAGACATTCCATGCCGAGTACACCACTCGCGACCCCAAAGACGTGGAGACCTATAGCGAGACGTTTGCTCGGTTCTCCCAAATCGCGCTGTACGGCGATGCCATGAAGGGTCTGGCGCAAGAAATCCGGGACGAATTCTTGAGGTAA